The following coding sequences are from one Streptomyces sp. NBC_00536 window:
- a CDS encoding phosphoglycerate kinase, whose product MKTIDELLAEGVSGKRVFVRADLNVPLAGTAITDDGRIRAVQPTIAKLAAAGARVIVASHLGRPKGAPDPAFSLAPAAARLGELLGQDVAFATDTVGASAKETVAALADGQVAVIENLRFNAGETAKDDAERGAFADQLAELADVYVGDGFGAVHRKHASVFDLPARLPHAAGYLIATEVAVLKKLTDEVKRPYVVILGGAKVSDKLAVIDQLLGKADRILIGGGMAYTFLYAKGYEVGISLLQKDQVDVVKEYMERAAKNGVELVLPVDILTSTDFPDLKGKTPATFVTVDADKIPADQEGLDIGPKTRELYASKIADAETVFWNGPVGVFEHPDYAGGTRAIAQALVDSDAFTVVGGGDSAAAVRTLGFDENAFGHISTGGGASLEYLEGKTLPGIAALEV is encoded by the coding sequence ATGAAGACGATCGACGAACTTCTCGCCGAGGGCGTCTCCGGCAAGCGGGTCTTCGTCCGCGCCGACCTGAACGTGCCGCTCGCGGGCACGGCCATCACGGACGACGGCCGCATCCGCGCCGTCCAGCCGACGATCGCGAAGCTCGCCGCCGCTGGCGCCCGCGTCATCGTCGCGTCCCACCTGGGCCGCCCCAAGGGCGCCCCGGACCCGGCCTTCTCGCTGGCCCCCGCCGCCGCCCGGCTCGGTGAGCTGCTCGGCCAGGACGTGGCCTTCGCCACCGACACCGTCGGCGCCTCCGCCAAGGAGACGGTCGCCGCCCTCGCCGACGGCCAGGTCGCCGTCATCGAGAACCTGCGCTTCAACGCCGGTGAGACCGCGAAGGACGACGCCGAGCGCGGCGCCTTCGCGGACCAGCTCGCGGAGCTGGCCGACGTCTACGTCGGCGACGGCTTCGGTGCCGTCCACCGCAAGCACGCCTCGGTCTTCGACCTGCCCGCGCGCCTCCCGCACGCGGCCGGTTACCTGATCGCCACCGAGGTCGCCGTCCTGAAGAAGCTGACCGACGAGGTCAAGCGCCCCTACGTCGTGATCCTCGGCGGCGCCAAGGTCTCCGACAAGCTCGCCGTCATCGACCAGCTGCTCGGCAAGGCCGACCGCATCCTCATCGGCGGCGGCATGGCGTACACCTTCCTCTACGCCAAGGGCTACGAGGTCGGCATCTCCCTGCTCCAGAAGGACCAGGTCGACGTCGTCAAGGAGTACATGGAGCGCGCCGCGAAGAACGGTGTCGAGCTGGTCCTGCCGGTCGACATCCTCACCTCCACGGACTTCCCCGACCTCAAGGGCAAGACCCCGGCGACCTTCGTCACCGTCGACGCGGACAAGATCCCCGCCGACCAGGAGGGTCTGGACATCGGTCCCAAGACCCGTGAGCTGTACGCCTCGAAGATCGCCGACGCCGAGACCGTGTTCTGGAACGGTCCCGTGGGCGTCTTCGAACACCCCGACTACGCCGGCGGCACCCGCGCGATCGCGCAGGCCCTCGTCGACAGCGACGCGTTCACCGTCGTCGGAGGCGGCGACTCCGCCGCCGCCGTGCGCACGCTCGGCTTCGACGAGAACGCTTTCGGCCACATCTCGACCGGTGGCGGCGCCTCCCTCGAATACCTCGAGGGCAAGACGCTCCCCGGCATCGCCGCTCTGGAGGTCTGA
- the gap gene encoding type I glyceraldehyde-3-phosphate dehydrogenase, giving the protein MTIRVGINGFGRIGRNYFRALLEQGADIEIVGVNDLTDNATLVHLLKYDTILGRLKHEVSHTADTITVGGNTFKTFAERDPANLPWGELGADIVIESTGIFTKKADAAKHIAAGAKKVLISAPAKDEDITIVMGVNQEKYDAANHHVISNASCTTNCVAPMAKVLLENFGIVKGMMTTVHAYTNDQRILDFPHSDLRRARAAAENIIPTTTGAAKATALVIPELAGKLDGIAMRVPVPTGSVTDLVIELEREVTKDEVNAAFLKASQGQLKGILDYTEDAIVSSDIVNWPFSCTFDSSLTMVQGKSVKVIGWYDNEWGYSNRLVDLTVFVGGQL; this is encoded by the coding sequence GTGACGATCCGCGTAGGCATCAATGGTTTTGGCCGAATTGGCCGTAACTACTTCCGGGCGCTCCTGGAGCAGGGAGCGGACATCGAGATCGTCGGTGTCAACGACCTGACTGACAACGCGACCCTGGTGCATCTGCTCAAGTACGACACCATCCTGGGCCGCCTCAAGCACGAGGTCTCCCACACGGCCGACACCATCACCGTCGGCGGCAACACCTTCAAGACCTTCGCCGAGCGCGACCCCGCGAACCTCCCCTGGGGCGAGCTGGGCGCCGACATCGTCATCGAGTCGACCGGCATCTTCACCAAGAAGGCCGACGCCGCGAAGCACATCGCCGCGGGCGCGAAGAAGGTCCTCATCTCGGCTCCGGCCAAGGACGAGGACATCACGATCGTGATGGGCGTCAACCAGGAGAAGTACGACGCGGCCAACCACCACGTCATCTCCAACGCCTCCTGCACCACCAACTGCGTGGCGCCGATGGCCAAGGTCCTCCTGGAGAACTTCGGCATCGTCAAGGGCATGATGACGACGGTCCACGCGTACACGAACGACCAGCGCATCCTGGACTTCCCGCACTCGGACCTGCGCCGCGCCCGCGCCGCCGCCGAGAACATCATCCCGACCACCACGGGTGCCGCCAAGGCCACCGCGCTGGTCATCCCGGAGCTGGCGGGCAAGCTCGACGGCATCGCGATGCGCGTCCCGGTCCCGACCGGTTCCGTGACCGACCTGGTCATCGAGCTGGAGCGCGAGGTGACCAAGGACGAGGTCAACGCCGCGTTCCTGAAGGCCTCCCAGGGCCAGCTGAAGGGCATCCTCGACTACACCGAGGACGCGATCGTCTCCTCCGACATCGTGAACTGGCCGTTCTCCTGCACCTTCGACTCTTCCCTGACCATGGTCCAGGGCAAGAGCGTCAAGGTCATCGGCTGGTACGACAACGAGTGGGGTTACTCCAACCGTCTCGTCGACCTCACCGTCTTCGTCGGCGGCCAGCTCTAA
- a CDS encoding M14 family metallopeptidase, which translates to MRHRARSILAASALVFGSLAAVPVAAQAQNGPAAGPAADEVRVYDADITKEQVPLVLAAGQDAHELTEQAPEHGTAKVELFLTTAQAKKLGAQGLKLAERKVPAKATARVKAAGDGVFRPYSGKGGLQEEIVKTGQTNPGLAKVVSIGKTVQGKDILAVKVTKNARQARDGSKPSVLYMSNQHAREWITPEMTRRLMHYYLDNYGKDQRVTQLVDSTEMWFVLSANPDGYDFTHTPDGDRLWRKNMRDNNGDGKHTALDGVDLNRNFPYKWGYDNEGSSADLSSETYRGPTPESEPETVALDTFEKRIGFDYAVNYHSAAELLLYGVGWQVATPTPDDVTYKALAGTPEHSAIPGYYPQVSSELYTTNGEADGHAANVNGVMMFTPEMTTCQTASDSDPNDQWKSEDCASGFNFPDDEKLIQAEFLKNVPFALSVAQSAEHPDKPVSSVGLNAADFTTDPFTTSYAARGEDQKVSVTARKALKDKRLNYRINGGRAHDEDLKAWKGGETYGGDDNNWFDEYRASVEGTKPGDKVEVWFTGRDGSRQVSSEHFTYSVAERPRADVLVIAEEGAKAQQAQTYVDALRANGRTAAVWDVATQGVPHHLGVLSHFAAAVHYTGAQAPGGATQLAVRDFLNEGGKLIEAGELAGGNAKVGRAVTNDFSQYYLGAYDRSTATGATGFTGAGPLAGAKGKLGDAPGAPGNPLDRPGAYSVTSDSLPAARFPQFKSAQAGLYDGVVNPYAPYAGSGMAAAVHNDNDWKRLVRTVDLTGVSAADKPQLKMALNWDTEPGYDHAVLEAHTTGAEDWTTLPEAGGQSSATVPAECAGGFFINGHPFLRHYLTLGSGGCTAQGSSGAWNSFTGSSGGWKQVSFDLSAYAGKTVEVSLSSITDPGSGGRGVFADEARVSVGGVDQAAEGFETSLGVWTAQGAPAGSPEVPGDWSRSGELFKSYAAVTTRNTVLLGFGLEHLPAAKDRAVLVGKALRSLNH; encoded by the coding sequence GAGATCGATCCTCGCCGCTAGCGCACTCGTCTTCGGTTCACTCGCCGCCGTACCGGTGGCCGCACAGGCCCAGAACGGACCGGCGGCCGGACCCGCCGCCGACGAGGTCAGGGTCTACGACGCCGACATCACCAAGGAACAGGTCCCGCTGGTCCTCGCCGCGGGCCAGGACGCCCACGAGCTGACCGAGCAGGCGCCGGAGCACGGCACCGCCAAGGTGGAGCTGTTCCTCACCACCGCCCAGGCGAAGAAGCTCGGCGCCCAGGGCCTGAAGCTCGCCGAGCGCAAGGTCCCGGCCAAGGCCACCGCGCGCGTCAAGGCGGCGGGCGACGGCGTCTTCCGCCCCTACAGCGGCAAGGGCGGTCTCCAGGAGGAGATCGTCAAGACCGGCCAGACCAACCCCGGCCTCGCCAAAGTCGTCTCCATCGGCAAGACCGTCCAGGGCAAGGACATCCTCGCCGTCAAGGTCACCAAGAACGCCCGGCAGGCCAGGGACGGCTCCAAGCCCTCGGTCCTGTACATGTCCAACCAGCACGCCCGCGAGTGGATCACCCCGGAGATGACCCGGCGGCTGATGCACTACTACCTCGACAACTACGGCAAGGACCAGCGGGTCACCCAGCTGGTCGACTCCACCGAGATGTGGTTCGTCCTCTCCGCGAACCCGGACGGCTACGACTTCACGCACACCCCCGACGGCGACCGGCTGTGGCGCAAGAACATGCGCGACAACAACGGCGACGGCAAGCACACCGCCCTCGACGGAGTCGACCTCAACCGGAACTTCCCCTACAAGTGGGGCTACGACAACGAGGGTTCCTCCGCCGACCTCTCCAGCGAGACCTACCGCGGCCCCACGCCGGAGTCCGAGCCCGAGACCGTGGCCCTCGACACCTTCGAGAAGCGCATCGGCTTCGACTACGCCGTCAACTACCACTCCGCCGCCGAGCTGCTGCTCTACGGCGTGGGCTGGCAGGTCGCCACCCCGACCCCCGACGACGTGACCTACAAGGCGCTCGCGGGCACCCCGGAGCACTCCGCGATCCCCGGCTACTACCCGCAGGTCTCCTCGGAGCTGTACACCACCAACGGCGAGGCGGACGGCCACGCGGCCAACGTCAACGGCGTCATGATGTTCACGCCGGAGATGACCACCTGCCAGACCGCCTCCGACAGCGACCCGAACGACCAGTGGAAGTCCGAGGACTGCGCCTCCGGCTTCAACTTCCCGGACGACGAGAAGCTCATCCAGGCGGAGTTCCTGAAGAACGTCCCCTTCGCCCTCTCGGTCGCCCAGTCCGCCGAGCACCCGGACAAGCCGGTCTCCTCGGTGGGCCTGAACGCCGCCGACTTCACGACCGACCCCTTCACCACCTCCTACGCCGCCCGCGGTGAGGACCAGAAGGTCTCCGTCACCGCCCGCAAGGCGCTGAAGGACAAGCGGCTCAACTACCGGATCAACGGCGGCCGCGCCCACGACGAGGACCTCAAGGCCTGGAAGGGCGGCGAGACCTACGGCGGCGACGACAACAACTGGTTCGACGAGTACCGCGCCTCCGTGGAGGGGACGAAGCCCGGGGACAAGGTCGAGGTCTGGTTCACCGGCCGCGACGGCTCCCGGCAGGTCTCCAGCGAGCACTTCACCTACAGCGTGGCCGAGCGGCCCCGCGCGGACGTCCTGGTGATCGCGGAGGAAGGCGCCAAGGCCCAGCAGGCCCAGACCTACGTGGACGCGCTGCGCGCCAACGGCCGCACCGCGGCCGTCTGGGACGTCGCCACCCAGGGCGTCCCGCACCACCTCGGAGTGCTCTCGCACTTCGCCGCCGCCGTCCACTACACCGGCGCCCAGGCCCCCGGCGGGGCCACCCAGCTGGCCGTGCGCGACTTCCTCAACGAGGGCGGCAAGCTGATCGAGGCCGGCGAGCTGGCGGGCGGCAACGCCAAGGTCGGCCGCGCCGTCACCAACGACTTCAGCCAGTACTACCTCGGCGCCTACGACCGCAGCACCGCCACCGGAGCGACCGGCTTCACCGGTGCGGGCCCGCTCGCCGGGGCCAAGGGGAAGCTCGGTGACGCCCCGGGCGCCCCCGGCAACCCGCTGGACCGCCCCGGCGCCTACAGCGTCACCTCCGACAGCCTGCCCGCCGCACGGTTCCCGCAGTTCAAGAGCGCCCAGGCGGGCCTGTACGACGGTGTCGTCAACCCGTACGCCCCCTACGCCGGATCCGGGATGGCCGCGGCCGTCCACAACGACAACGACTGGAAGCGCCTGGTCCGTACGGTCGACCTGACCGGGGTCAGCGCCGCGGACAAGCCGCAGCTCAAGATGGCCCTGAACTGGGACACCGAGCCGGGCTACGACCACGCCGTCCTGGAGGCCCACACCACGGGCGCCGAGGACTGGACCACCCTGCCCGAGGCGGGCGGCCAGAGCAGTGCCACCGTTCCGGCCGAATGCGCGGGCGGCTTCTTCATCAACGGCCACCCCTTCCTGCGCCACTACCTCACCCTCGGCTCCGGCGGCTGCACCGCGCAGGGCAGCAGCGGTGCCTGGAACAGCTTCACCGGATCCTCCGGCGGCTGGAAGCAGGTCTCCTTCGACCTGAGCGCCTACGCGGGCAAGACCGTCGAGGTCTCGCTCTCCTCCATCACGGACCCGGGCAGCGGCGGCCGCGGGGTCTTCGCGGACGAGGCGCGGGTGTCGGTCGGCGGCGTCGACCAGGCGGCCGAGGGCTTCGAGACCTCGCTCGGGGTCTGGACCGCTCAGGGCGCACCTGCCGGAAGTCCCGAAGTTCCGGGAGATTGGTCCCGCTCCGGAGAGCTGTTCAAGTCCTACGCGGCGGTGACTACGCGTAACACGGTGCTCCTCGGCTTCGGCCTGGAGCACCTGCCGGCCGCGAAGGACCGAGCGGTACTCGTCGGTAAGGCGCTCCGCTCGCTGAACCACTGA